A window of Stigmatella erecta genomic DNA:
CCCTTTTGCCGAGGAGTCCTGGACATGAAGCAGAGCCGCCGTGACCTGCTGAAGTTCGCTGGAGCCGCCGCCGTCGCGAGCCGCCTGGCCGAGGCCGCCCCGAAGAGCCCCGCGTCCGGAGGCGTGCCCAAGCGCCTCCTGGGCAAGACGGGCGTGGAGGTCTCCTGCCTGGCGCTGGGGGGGCACCACATCGGGACGCTGCCGGACGTGAAGGCCTCCGTGCGCCTCATCCATCAGGCCATCGACGCGGGCATCACCTTCATGGACAACGCGTGGGACTACCACGACGGCCGCAGCGAGCTGTGGATGGGCGAGGCGCTGAAGGACCGCCGGGACCGCGTCTTCCTGATGACCAAGTGCTGCAGCCACGGCCGGGACAAGCGCACCGCGATCGAGCAGTTGGAGGCCTCGCTGCGCCGCCTGAAGACGGACCACCTGGACCTGTGGCAGATCCACGAGGTGGCCTGGGACGATGACCCGGAGAAGCACTTCATGAAGGACGGGGCGGTGGAGGCGCTGGCCCAGGCGAAGAAGGAGGGCAAGGTGCGCTTCATCGGCTTCACGGGCCACAAGTCCCCCGAGCTGCACCTGAAGATGCTCTCGCACGGCTTCCCCTTCGACACCGTGCAAATGCCCATCAACGCCTTCGACTCGCAGTTCCGCAGCTTCCAGAAGGAAGTGCTGCCGGAGCTGGCCAAGCAGGGCATCGCGGGCATCGGCATGAAGTCGCTGAACGGCTCGGGCGCGCCCATCCAGCAGGGCCTGCTCACGGTGGAGGAGGCCCTGCGCTACGCGCTCAGCCAGCCCATCGCCACGCTCGTCAGCGGCATCGACTCGGAGAAGGTGCTGCGCCAGAACCTGGCCATCGTCCAGCGCTTCAAGCCGATGACGCCCGAGGAGATGAAGGCCCTCGAGCAGCGCCTGGCCCCCAAGGCCCAGGACGGCGGGCTGGAGCTCTACAAGACGACCCGCAAGTTCGAGGGGCCCGTCGGCCGCGCGCAGCACGGCATGTCCGCCGAGGGCTGAGGCGCGCCTCCCCTGCCCACCCTTCGGGGTGGGCTCAGGGGGCGAGGGGCGAAGGGCCGGGCGGGAGCCACTGCCGCAGCACCTGCGGGGCCAGGGAGCGGTAAATGTTGTCGTGGCGCAGCTCCGGCCGGGGCTCGTACCGCCACGTCAGCCCCGCCGGGGCGCTCGTGCGGAGTGTCTCCGCCAAGCGCGCGGCGGCCGGGGCGATGTTGTCCTCGTCGGCGGATGCCAGGTACAGCCCGCCGCGCAGGTCCGGCCGGGCCTGGAGGCGCTCACTGGCCTTGCGCACCAGCTCCTCGCCGTTCCACCACAGGCTGGGGCTCAAGGCGATGCAGGTGCCGAACAGCTCGGGCTCCAGGAAGAACGTCTCGACGATGAAGAGCCCGGCCAGGGACTCGCCGATGATGGCGGTCTCGTCCGTCACGGGGTAGCGGCGGCGCACCTCCGGCATCAGCTCGTCGCGGATAAAGCGCCGGAACGCGGCCGAGCCACCCACCCGGGGGGCGATCGTCCGGTCCTCGGCCACCTCCGTGGGGCCGGTCATGTCGCGCCGGCGCTCCGTGTTCTCGATGCCCACCACGATCAGCGGCCGGAGCTGTCCTGCCTGGATGGCGGCATCGACGGTTTCGGCGACATGCGGGAAGTCCTCCGCCAGCCCGCCATCGGGCATGTACAGCACCGGATAGCGCCTGCCCTCCTCCCTCCCCCCGGGCGGCACATAGACGTTGATGCGCCGGGTCTCCTGGAGAATCGCGGAGGGGAGGGTGAAGGACTCGCCCGGCGCCACCGGCCGGGGCATGGGCACCGGCCGGTGAGACGCGCAGGAGGCGCACGTGAGGAACAGGACCCACGCGGCCAGGGACAGAGAAGCTCGCATCGGCGCACTGTACCGGACGTCCCCGTCCGGCACGTGCGCCGAAGGGGTCACGGGTCGAAGTGGAGCATCACCGCCCGGCCGCTGCCGTCCGCATCCTCGGGGAAGCCCTCCCCGAAGCCGCCGACGTAGAGCCCCGTGAGCGAGATGCTCCGGTCGGGCGCCACCGAGAGCCCGCGGGCCCAGACATAGCTCCCGTGAGAAAGCTGCTGGCTCCAGCGATGCTCCCCACACGCCTGGCGGTACTTGGCGACGAAGAGGCCCTCGAAGGGATTGCCGGAGTTCGCCGCGGTGGTGAGTGCTCCCCCGCCGAAGTCGAGCGGCCCCCGGAAGGTCCCCATCACCACCACGTCCCCCGCGGAATCGAAGGCCACCCCCCGGGTGAACGTGCCCTCCGCGTTGCCCATCCACCGCCACCACCGGTCACTTCCATCCGGCTCCACGACCAGGAGGAAGCCACTGTACAGGCCGGTGGAGTAGCGCTGCTCCGAGCCAAGACGGATCCACTGGGAGAAGGCGCCCACGCCCGCGATCGCCCCGTCCGGCGCCACCGCGAGATCCAGGAAGCCCCGCTCGGCATAGGGATAGGAATCCGCGGGAATGCCCCGGGCCCAGGCCACCTGGCCGGACGGCAGGAGCTTCAGCAGGAACGGCGCGGCCGGATTCCCGGGCAGCACCGTGGAGCCCACCGTCATCGTGCCCGAGTAGGAGCCCCCCACGACGACTTCCCCGGAGGGCCCCACGGCCAGCGCCGCGCCCCGGACAGACTCCGTGGCGGTGAAGCGCTGGTCCCACAGGAGCGTGCCGGTGGCCGAGAACTTGAGCACCCGCACCGTGGCCGCAGGACTTCCCTCCACCTCGCCCACCGCGAACACCTGTCCCCCGGCGTCGATGGCGGCATCGCGGAGCGGACCGCCCACGGCGTGGGCCCACAGCAGCACGCCCTCGGGAGAGTACTTCGCCACGAACCCACCGGCGGCCACCCCTCCCGCGCCCAGGTTCACGCCCGCGCTGGAGCTGCCCACCAGGGCGATCTGGCCCGCGGCGTTCATCGCCACGTCCGCGCCAATCACCGAGCTGCCCGGTGCACCGAGCCCCTTCGACCAGAGGTGCTGGCCCTGCGCGTTCTGCTTCACCAGCGCGACATCATTGTCGGAGATGGCCCCCGTACCCTGGTTGGGGAGCGCGCCCCCGCCAAAGTCCACGCTGCCGTCGTAATAGGCGATGAACACGCGGTGGCCCTGAGCGTCCGTGGCCACGCCTTGGGCGCCGTGCTCCCCTGGCCCGCCCCATGACTGGCCCCCACGGTAGGTGCCACTCACCGGGCTGTCGCCCGGGGCGGGCGTGCAGGCCACCCGCGCGGTCTTCACCACGAGCTGGGGCCGCCACGCGGCATTCGGGTGCTCCCGGGAGGCGAAGGCCATCCCATCGCTGCCCTGGGGCAGCAGCCCGAAGGAGACGGCGGTGCCGCCCAGGAATGCCGCGGTGACGTCCAGCTCCAGCCACTTGCCCTCCGCCACCGCCCCCGCCTGTAGGAGCGGGCTGGTGCTGGCAATGGGCTGCAGATCCGCGGCAATGGCCGTCTCGGCCCAGTCCACGGAGGTGGTCCAGACCGAGGGGCCCTGGACAGAGCCCTTGAGGGCGAACAGCCGCAGCCGCGCGCTCACCACATCGCCGCTCTGCCCCGGAAGCTCGAAGCGCAGGTAGCTCTCCATCTGGCTGGGAGCGCCATCCACGCGAAGCTCGTGCGTGTTGAAGTTGACGTATGTGTAGTCGCTGTCCGTGTGCGCATCCGCCACCGCGCCCACGCTGTAGGTGCCGCCGGGAAGGGGCGTCCCGCCGGAGGCCAGCGTCACCACGAGCTCGGGCGCGCGGGCCCCCGCCTCCCGCGAGCGGAAATCGGCCCCGTCGGTGCCGGTGGGAATGAGCGCGAGCGAGACGGCGCCATTGCCACTCACCAGCGGCGTCACATCCAGCTCCACCCATGTGTCGATGGGCACCGGGCCCGCCGTCACCACCGCCGGGCCCTGACGGGCGGGACGGGTGGCCCAGGTCACCCCGTGCTCATTCCAGGTGGCACCCGTGGCGTAGACGGCGGGCCCCTGAGAGGACGGGTTGGTGCTGAACACCCGCAGCTTCGCGCTCACCACCGGACGGGTCAGCCCCGCCACGGCGAAGCGCAGGTACGTCTCGCTCCGAGGCGAACCATCCACCTCGAGCAGCGCCGCACCGCCAAAGTTCGTGGAGGGCTTGGCCTCCTGCACGTGCGCATCGGCCTCGGCGAAGAAGCGCATCGCGTTGCTGGCCACCGGGCTGGCGTCCTCCGGCAGAACGCGCATGTCGGGTGACGAGCTCCCGTCCGGACGGGGCAGCTCGCCCTCCCCGTCCGCCGTTCCGCACGCCACCGCTGTTCCCAGCAGGGCCGTGATGAGCCCCACCCGTCCTCCACCCCACCGTCGCATGCCGGAACCCTCCCTTGGCCTCTACCTGAATAAGCCGCGATTCGGGCGGATTCAGCGAAGCTGTCGGTGCCCAGAGGTGCAGAGGCAATGCCACCTCGCGCACGTTGCTCCCTGAGAAGCCACGTCATCACCCAGGGAACGAAATTTCCCTGGGGGAGCAAGGGGCGCGGGTACACGGGCCAGGGCCGTGCTCAGCCTGGCCCCGGACACCCGGGGCGCGCCGCGTGAGAGCAAGCGCCCAGGCGCAACGCCCGGTGAGGCCCTTGCCGCGGAGGCCCAGGCACCCAAACGTCAGTGCATGAACCTTCTCGTCATTCTACTGGTCCTGGCGCTGTTGTTCGGTGGAGTTGGCCTCTTCGTCGAGGGGCTGAAGTGGCTGCTCATCATCTCGGCGGCCTTGTTCGTCGCGAGCCTCGTGAGCGGCGCGATGGGCCGCGGCCGCCTGCGCGCATAGCCGTTCTGAAAAAAACCGGAGACGGAAGCCCCTGGGCCCCTGAAGCCCAGGGGCTTTCGCTCAGGGAACGAGGGGCGGCTGGGGATACAAGAACTGGAGGATGCCGCCGAAACGGGCAGCCCATGCCGCTTCGTTGTGCTGGCCGCCCTCCACCACGGTGTACTTCAGGTCCGTGTCCAGCACCCAGCCCTTGGCCACCAGCGCATCGCGCAGGGCCGCAGCGTCCTCGACCGTCTCCGTCGTGTCTTGAGAGCTGTCTCCCTCTTGGGTGCCGATGTCCTCCCAGATGCGCAACGGGAGCTTCCCGGGCAGCGCGTTCACCTGGGTGATGATGTTCTGATTCGCCCACCACACCGAGGGCGAGACGACGCCCAGCCGCGTGAAGGTGCCGGGGTATTTCATCCCCAGATACATGGAGACCAGGCCTCCCAGCGAGGAGCCCGCCAGGCCCGTGTACGGGCCCTCCGGCTTGGTGCGATAGGTGCTGTCGATCAGCGGCTTCAGCTCCTGCACGAGGAACTGGCCATACAGGTCCGCCCGTCCGGCATTGGGATAATTCTCGGCATGCTGGGGCGCCGCGGGCACCTGCGTGTACTCGGCGATACGGTCCGCGGTGTTGTAGACGCCGACGATGATGAGCGGCTCCACGAGGCCGTCCTTCACGAGTTGCTCCGCCGTCTCGTCCACGCCCCACTCCCCCGCGAAGGAGGTGGAGGCGTCCATGAGGTTCTGCCCATCGTGCATGTACAGCACGGGGTAGCGGCGCGTGGCGTTGTCCTTGTAGTCCGGCGGCAGCCAGACGATGACCCTGCGCGGCTTCAGCGTGGCGTTGGAGGGCGTCACATCCAGGTACCGGATGTCCCCGGTGAGCACCGGCGGAACGGGAGGGCGCGGCTTCGCCCAGCTGGCCACCGTGAGGTCC
This region includes:
- a CDS encoding aldo/keto reductase, whose protein sequence is MKQSRRDLLKFAGAAAVASRLAEAAPKSPASGGVPKRLLGKTGVEVSCLALGGHHIGTLPDVKASVRLIHQAIDAGITFMDNAWDYHDGRSELWMGEALKDRRDRVFLMTKCCSHGRDKRTAIEQLEASLRRLKTDHLDLWQIHEVAWDDDPEKHFMKDGAVEALAQAKKEGKVRFIGFTGHKSPELHLKMLSHGFPFDTVQMPINAFDSQFRSFQKEVLPELAKQGIAGIGMKSLNGSGAPIQQGLLTVEEALRYALSQPIATLVSGIDSEKVLRQNLAIVQRFKPMTPEEMKALEQRLAPKAQDGGLELYKTTRKFEGPVGRAQHGMSAEG
- a CDS encoding alpha/beta hydrolase; protein product: MRASLSLAAWVLFLTCASCASHRPVPMPRPVAPGESFTLPSAILQETRRINVYVPPGGREEGRRYPVLYMPDGGLAEDFPHVAETVDAAIQAGQLRPLIVVGIENTERRRDMTGPTEVAEDRTIAPRVGGSAAFRRFIRDELMPEVRRRYPVTDETAIIGESLAGLFIVETFFLEPELFGTCIALSPSLWWNGEELVRKASERLQARPDLRGGLYLASADEDNIAPAAARLAETLRTSAPAGLTWRYEPRPELRHDNIYRSLAPQVLRQWLPPGPSPLAP
- a CDS encoding DUF7594 domain-containing protein translates to MRRWGGGRVGLITALLGTAVACGTADGEGELPRPDGSSSPDMRVLPEDASPVASNAMRFFAEADAHVQEAKPSTNFGGAALLEVDGSPRSETYLRFAVAGLTRPVVSAKLRVFSTNPSSQGPAVYATGATWNEHGVTWATRPARQGPAVVTAGPVPIDTWVELDVTPLVSGNGAVSLALIPTGTDGADFRSREAGARAPELVVTLASGGTPLPGGTYSVGAVADAHTDSDYTYVNFNTHELRVDGAPSQMESYLRFELPGQSGDVVSARLRLFALKGSVQGPSVWTTSVDWAETAIAADLQPIASTSPLLQAGAVAEGKWLELDVTAAFLGGTAVSFGLLPQGSDGMAFASREHPNAAWRPQLVVKTARVACTPAPGDSPVSGTYRGGQSWGGPGEHGAQGVATDAQGHRVFIAYYDGSVDFGGGALPNQGTGAISDNDVALVKQNAQGQHLWSKGLGAPGSSVIGADVAMNAAGQIALVGSSSAGVNLGAGGVAAGGFVAKYSPEGVLLWAHAVGGPLRDAAIDAGGQVFAVGEVEGSPAATVRVLKFSATGTLLWDQRFTATESVRGAALAVGPSGEVVVGGSYSGTMTVGSTVLPGNPAAPFLLKLLPSGQVAWARGIPADSYPYAERGFLDLAVAPDGAIAGVGAFSQWIRLGSEQRYSTGLYSGFLLVVEPDGSDRWWRWMGNAEGTFTRGVAFDSAGDVVVMGTFRGPLDFGGGALTTAANSGNPFEGLFVAKYRQACGEHRWSQQLSHGSYVWARGLSVAPDRSISLTGLYVGGFGEGFPEDADGSGRAVMLHFDP
- a CDS encoding alpha/beta hydrolase-fold protein, translated to MGPLLRHRLPYLLALTLAVLAGCDSESDVQFEVTVPPETPAEAVLRLQGADPGLGGPSGQGLELVSQGGRVFSLKTRLPKDEVLTYRVWMSAPTEQVALDASGQPVPEQTLTLTKKSQTVSVSVERWGPPSGITQPQTVFVVAVPEDTPPESTLYLPGNQPELGNWDPSAVALYKAVDGRHALSLSFAPGRKLEFKLTRGSWETVERDAQNNDINNRTLTTGTGFERVDLTVASWAKPRPPVPPVLTGDIRYLDVTPSNATLKPRRVIVWLPPDYKDNATRRYPVLYMHDGQNLMDASTSFAGEWGVDETAEQLVKDGLVEPLIIVGVYNTADRIAEYTQVPAAPQHAENYPNAGRADLYGQFLVQELKPLIDSTYRTKPEGPYTGLAGSSLGGLVSMYLGMKYPGTFTRLGVVSPSVWWANQNIITQVNALPGKLPLRIWEDIGTQEGDSSQDTTETVEDAAALRDALVAKGWVLDTDLKYTVVEGGQHNEAAWAARFGGILQFLYPQPPLVP